Proteins co-encoded in one Waddlia chondrophila WSU 86-1044 genomic window:
- a CDS encoding YicC/YloC family endoribonuclease: MTAYGRAEKKSDFGNVVVEIQSVNRKFLDLAISLPKEFSSLDVPVRHRISSLIKRGKVNVKVFVECCGETPVTVRPNLPLVRQIKEAWELMEKDLHVVCGIDLKTLLQMPDVFQFSTEGKSEEKWNLLIHEALDEALANAAEMKQKEGFAIQQDFESRLKTLRNALEEIQVFCPEVKARNKEKLKQTLSEVMDEGKEFEERLLREACLFAEKVDIEEEITRLTSHLKQFDERMKSSSEPVGKILEFLLQEMLREVNTIGSKAQDLRISNLVVQMKTEVERIREQLQNVE; the protein is encoded by the coding sequence ATGACGGCCTATGGACGCGCCGAAAAAAAATCGGATTTTGGAAATGTCGTTGTAGAAATACAGTCTGTGAACCGAAAATTTCTCGATCTGGCCATTTCTCTTCCGAAAGAGTTCTCTTCGCTCGATGTTCCGGTGCGTCATCGAATATCTTCTTTGATCAAAAGGGGGAAGGTCAATGTTAAAGTTTTTGTCGAGTGTTGTGGAGAAACTCCGGTGACTGTCAGGCCAAACCTTCCTTTGGTTCGCCAGATTAAAGAGGCATGGGAACTGATGGAAAAAGATCTCCATGTCGTTTGCGGGATCGATTTGAAAACCCTCTTGCAAATGCCCGATGTCTTCCAATTCTCAACAGAGGGAAAGTCTGAGGAGAAGTGGAATCTGTTGATCCATGAAGCTTTAGACGAAGCGCTTGCAAATGCGGCTGAAATGAAGCAAAAGGAAGGATTTGCGATTCAGCAGGACTTCGAGTCCCGTTTGAAGACCTTGAGGAATGCACTCGAAGAGATTCAAGTGTTTTGTCCGGAAGTTAAGGCGAGGAATAAGGAAAAGCTTAAGCAAACGTTATCGGAAGTGATGGATGAGGGAAAAGAGTTTGAAGAGCGTTTGCTTCGGGAGGCGTGCCTATTTGCAGAAAAAGTGGATATTGAGGAGGAAATCACCCGCCTCACTTCTCATCTGAAGCAATTTGACGAGAGAATGAAAAGCAGTAGCGAACCGGTGGGGAAAATATTGGAATTTTTGCTTCAGGAGATGCTTAGAGAAGTGAATACAATCGGTTCGAAAGCGCAGGATTTGCGAATTTCCAATCTCGTTGTACAGATGAAAACAGAGGTTGAGCGGATCAGGGAGCAGCTGCAGAATGTCGAGTAA
- the gmk gene encoding guanylate kinase translates to MSSKLLGNREKGLVFIVSAPAGTGKTTLTQMLVDEFPCVVESISYTTREKREEEVDGVHYRFITREKFEEKIQAGEFLEYADIYGDLYGTSKKWVESRLEKGLHVVLVIDTQGALKLKSRYPATYIFISPPSFEELRRRLLERRTESDEVIAKRLAWAKKEVEKKNEYDYWLVNNDLETAYQVLRSIVIAEEYKIKKVKKGV, encoded by the coding sequence ATGTCGAGTAAATTGCTTGGAAACCGTGAAAAAGGGCTTGTCTTTATCGTCAGCGCTCCTGCAGGAACGGGAAAAACGACATTGACCCAAATGCTCGTTGATGAGTTTCCTTGCGTTGTGGAAAGCATATCGTATACGACGCGGGAAAAGCGTGAAGAGGAGGTGGACGGCGTCCATTACCGATTCATCACCCGCGAGAAATTTGAGGAAAAAATTCAAGCCGGAGAGTTTCTAGAGTATGCTGATATTTACGGAGACCTTTACGGCACTTCAAAAAAGTGGGTGGAAAGCAGATTGGAGAAGGGGCTTCATGTCGTTTTGGTGATCGATACGCAAGGAGCTTTGAAGCTTAAATCGCGCTATCCTGCAACCTATATTTTTATTAGCCCTCCATCTTTTGAAGAGCTGCGGCGGCGGCTTTTGGAGAGAAGAACCGAAAGCGACGAAGTGATTGCAAAAAGGCTGGCATGGGCAAAGAAAGAGGTGGAAAAAAAGAATGAGTACGATTACTGGCTAGTGAACAATGACTTGGAAACTGCTTATCAGGTGTTGAGAAGCATTGTTATTGCCGAGGAATACAAAATTAAAAAAGTTAAGAAAGGAGTCTAA
- a CDS encoding DNA-directed RNA polymerase subunit omega: protein MDIIDHLTNEKISKNFNNQFDLVNYAIKLAANMIQTGREPRVKMNTENPALLILEEIIEGKDTFVEVSAKKEQKNFKEIELERVKEKVEEEADDSELLEDEEETQEVLS, encoded by the coding sequence ATGGACATCATCGATCATTTGACAAACGAGAAGATCAGCAAAAATTTCAACAATCAATTCGATCTCGTCAATTATGCGATCAAGCTCGCAGCAAATATGATTCAAACAGGCCGTGAACCGCGTGTGAAAATGAATACGGAGAATCCTGCATTATTGATATTGGAAGAGATTATCGAAGGGAAGGATACGTTTGTTGAAGTTTCAGCGAAAAAGGAACAGAAGAATTTCAAAGAGATAGAATTAGAACGTGTTAAGGAAAAAGTAGAAGAGGAAGCCGACGATTCAGAATTGTTGGAAGACGAGGAGGAAACTCAAGAAGTCCTGTCTTAA